A window of Campylobacter pinnipediorum subsp. pinnipediorum contains these coding sequences:
- the tig gene encoding trigger factor gives MAITVKAIDSVNTEISANIENSQIKANIEKLAKKAAKTMKIDGFRKGHVPTAVVLKRYEKELTSDAEQDALKDILDEAIKQAGKKSSDIIGEPMVEKFDKNEKGIDVSMTISFKPSIDVSGYEEIIPEFSTPRVLKKDIEEKKNEILKMVAPLEKVSEDRALKQGDFAKFDFEGFVDGEAFEGGKAEDYVLEIGSGQFIPGFEDGMVGLKVSEEKDVNVTFPAEYGAANLAGKPAVFKVKLHEIQERKIPEKIDEQTLKSILPNEENPTEDMLDEKIKEQIRSEKLFTLVNEELKPKFAEAAVEKFKFDVPKNIVEQELDMQFRGAWSSFTEDEINKFKEDQDALKNKREEFRKDAENSVRLTFIIDELARVRDVTVSDQEVVQAVYFEAYRSGRDPKSHLEAYKNQGVLPAIKMSMIEEKLFNEMFNKDDKKAAKKEKAE, from the coding sequence ATGGCGATTACCGTAAAAGCTATAGATAGTGTAAATACTGAAATTAGCGCAAATATAGAAAATTCACAAATAAAAGCTAATATTGAAAAATTAGCAAAAAAAGCTGCAAAGACTATGAAAATAGATGGTTTTAGAAAGGGACATGTTCCAACTGCTGTTGTTCTTAAAAGATATGAAAAAGAATTAACAAGCGATGCAGAGCAAGACGCTTTAAAAGATATATTAGATGAGGCTATAAAACAAGCTGGCAAAAAAAGTAGCGATATTATAGGTGAGCCTATGGTTGAGAAGTTTGATAAAAACGAAAAAGGCATAGATGTTAGTATGACTATATCTTTTAAACCAAGCATAGATGTTAGTGGCTATGAGGAGATAATCCCTGAGTTTTCTACTCCAAGAGTTTTGAAAAAAGACATAGAAGAGAAGAAAAATGAAATTTTAAAAATGGTTGCTCCACTTGAAAAAGTTAGCGAAGATAGAGCTTTAAAACAAGGTGATTTTGCTAAGTTTGATTTTGAGGGTTTTGTTGATGGCGAAGCTTTTGAAGGTGGAAAGGCTGAGGACTATGTTCTTGAGATAGGCTCTGGTCAGTTTATACCTGGTTTTGAAGATGGAATGGTTGGTTTAAAAGTTTCAGAAGAAAAAGATGTAAATGTAACTTTCCCTGCTGAGTATGGTGCTGCAAATTTAGCTGGAAAACCTGCTGTGTTTAAGGTAAAACTACACGAAATCCAAGAGAGAAAAATACCAGAAAAAATTGATGAGCAAACATTAAAAAGTATATTACCAAATGAAGAAAACCCAACTGAAGATATGCTTGATGAGAAGATAAAAGAGCAAATCAGAAGTGAAAAATTATTCACTCTTGTAAATGAAGAATTAAAACCTAAATTTGCAGAAGCAGCTGTTGAGAAGTTTAAATTTGATGTTCCTAAAAATATAGTAGAACAAGAACTTGATATGCAATTTAGAGGCGCTTGGTCAAGTTTTACTGAAGACGAGATAAACAAATTTAAAGAGGATCAAGATGCTTTAAAAAATAAGCGTGAAGAATTTAGAAAAGATGCTGAAAATAGTGTTCGTTTGACATTTATCATAGATGAGCTTGCTCGTGTAAGAGATGTTACAGTAAGTGATCAAGAAGTTGTTCAAGCTGTTTACTTTGAAGCATATAGAAGCGGAAGAGATCCAAAATCACACCTTGAAGCTTATAAAAATCAAGGAGTGTTGCCAGCTATTAAAATGTCTATGATAGAAGAAAAATTATTTAACGAAATGTTTAACAAAGATGACAAAAAAGCGGCTAAAAAAGAGAAGGCTGAATAA
- a CDS encoding cytochrome c3 family protein: MKKIILLISLIALFLSGNEINPKDSLVDVLRSSDGKVITDFSKNAFPIKGIHEKLGLDCKDCHKEKNQKDYSSAMNSSCLECHGSYKKLGEATGHLGHNDNIHANPHYESLDCDTCHKAHKPTVNMCLRCHTQDSMKKLEVK; the protein is encoded by the coding sequence ATGAAAAAGATAATATTATTAATCTCGCTTATAGCTCTATTTTTAAGTGGAAATGAAATAAATCCAAAAGATAGTTTGGTTGATGTTTTAAGAAGTTCAGATGGCAAGGTTATTACGGATTTTAGCAAAAATGCATTTCCTATAAAAGGAATACATGAAAAATTGGGTCTTGATTGCAAAGATTGTCATAAAGAGAAAAATCAAAAAGATTATTCATCTGCTATGAATAGCTCCTGTTTAGAATGCCATGGAAGTTACAAAAAGCTGGGCGAAGCCACAGGACATTTAGGCCATAATGATAATATACATGCTAATCCTCATTATGAATCTCTTGATTGCGATACATGCCACAAAGCACATAAGCCAACTGTTAATATGTGCTTGCGTTGTCATACGCAAGATTCCATGAAAAAGCTTGAAGTAAAATAA
- the fliI gene encoding flagellar protein export ATPase FliI — protein MSLERIKLKLNDKKISLANVFGVITKITPTTIQINGLRPSIGDVVKISSKDKSKTGLGMVTQITSDGAFISPFGFVEGFRVGDFVYQSDQGMNIPVGNELLGRVVDPFMRPIDGKGPIRSNDLMPIMKAPIDAMKRGLINEPFNVGIKTIDGLLTCGKGQKLGIFAGSGVGKSTLMSMIVKNTQAPIKVVALIGERGREVPEFIEKNLKGDLTGTIIIVATSDDSALMRKYGAFCAMSVAEYFKEQGKDVLFIMDSVTRFAMAQREIGLALGEPPTSKGYPPSSLMLLPQLMERAGKEDGKGSITAFFTVLVEGDDMSDPIADQSRSILDGHIVLSRELTDFGIYPPINIQNSASRVMNDVVSKEHRQNAITFKRLYSLLKENEVLLRIGAYQKGNDKELDIAIAKKTFMNDFLKQGEDENFSFEEIQKLLKDINF, from the coding sequence TTGAGTTTAGAACGAATAAAACTTAAACTAAACGATAAAAAAATTTCACTAGCCAATGTATTTGGAGTGATAACAAAAATAACACCAACGACTATACAAATAAACGGGCTAAGACCTAGTATCGGAGATGTCGTTAAAATTTCAAGCAAAGACAAGAGCAAAACCGGACTTGGAATGGTTACACAAATAACATCAGATGGTGCTTTCATAAGTCCATTTGGTTTTGTTGAAGGATTTAGGGTTGGTGACTTTGTTTATCAAAGTGATCAGGGTATGAATATACCGGTTGGAAATGAGCTTTTAGGTCGTGTCGTGGATCCCTTTATGAGACCAATTGATGGAAAAGGTCCAATTCGCTCAAATGACTTAATGCCAATAATGAAAGCACCGATAGATGCAATGAAAAGAGGGCTTATAAATGAGCCTTTTAATGTTGGAATTAAAACGATAGATGGACTTCTTACTTGTGGCAAAGGTCAAAAACTTGGAATTTTTGCTGGTTCTGGTGTTGGAAAATCAACACTAATGAGTATGATAGTAAAAAATACCCAAGCCCCCATAAAAGTAGTAGCTTTAATAGGAGAAAGAGGAAGAGAGGTTCCTGAATTTATAGAAAAAAACCTAAAAGGGGATCTTACCGGAACTATAATAATAGTAGCAACATCTGATGATAGTGCCCTTATGAGAAAATATGGAGCATTTTGTGCTATGAGTGTTGCTGAATACTTCAAAGAACAAGGCAAAGATGTTTTGTTTATAATGGATAGTGTTACGAGATTTGCAATGGCTCAAAGAGAGATAGGTCTTGCACTTGGAGAACCGCCAACATCAAAAGGCTATCCACCATCATCTTTAATGCTGCTTCCGCAACTAATGGAAAGAGCCGGAAAAGAAGATGGAAAAGGAAGTATAACAGCATTTTTTACGGTTTTGGTAGAGGGTGATGATATGAGCGACCCGATAGCTGACCAAAGTCGTTCTATATTAGATGGGCATATAGTTTTAAGTAGAGAATTGACTGATTTTGGGATATATCCCCCTATAAACATACAAAACTCGGCTTCTAGGGTCATGAATGACGTAGTTAGCAAAGAACATAGACAAAATGCCATAACTTTTAAAAGACTATACTCTCTTTTAAAAGAAAATGAAGTATTGTTACGCATAGGAGCTTATCAAAAAGGCAATGACAAAGAGTTAGACATAGCAATAGCAAAAAAAACATTTATGAATGACTTTTTAAAACAGGGCGAGGATGAAAATTTTAGCTTCGAAGAGATACAAAAACTACTAAAAGATATAAACTTTTAA
- the folE gene encoding GTP cyclohydrolase I FolE codes for MQESFENSVRNMLTIIGEDINREGLIKTPERVFKSFKDLTSGYKEDPKEVLNNALFQSSNNEMVLIKDIEFYSLCEHHLLPIIGRVHVAYIPNGKVVGLSKIPRMVNIYAKRLQIQEQMTEQIAQAIADVIEPKGVGVVVQARHMCMEMRGVQKINSTTTTSALRGAFIKNAETRKEFFSLINSPKEFSF; via the coding sequence ATGCAAGAAAGTTTTGAAAATTCTGTAAGAAATATGCTTACCATAATAGGCGAAGACATAAATCGTGAAGGTCTTATTAAAACCCCTGAACGAGTTTTTAAGTCTTTTAAAGATCTCACAAGTGGTTACAAAGAAGATCCAAAAGAGGTTTTAAACAATGCCCTATTTCAAAGTTCAAACAATGAAATGGTTTTGATAAAAGATATAGAGTTTTATAGCCTTTGCGAACATCATTTGTTACCTATAATAGGTCGTGTTCACGTAGCCTATATACCAAATGGAAAGGTCGTTGGGCTTTCAAAAATACCAAGAATGGTAAATATATATGCCAAAAGACTTCAAATTCAAGAGCAAATGACAGAACAAATAGCACAAGCTATAGCTGATGTTATCGAGCCAAAAGGGGTTGGGGTTGTGGTTCAAGCAAGGCATATGTGTATGGAAATGCGTGGGGTTCAAAAAATCAACTCAACGACAACAACATCTGCTCTTCGTGGCGCATTTATAAAAAATGCTGAGACTAGAAAAGAGTTTTTTTCTCTTATAAACTCACCTAAGGAATTTTCTTTTTGA
- a CDS encoding cytochrome c3 family protein, giving the protein MKNTVIKAVVITALVMFAIFFGGYEVVKATSDYPFCGSCHEWDGAIAQTNLADKIHGPSNQKGVGAKCTDCHLPHDSFVNYIFTKAKNGISEGLTTLTKDPKAKDWIANRVYVREKYTFDSSCLNCHNNILKSQDGNITRVVNKMHLKYIEFKGTKNEMKCTECHKYVGHHELGKMLIEQKHKTAQNWDEWKKMHDLKASKK; this is encoded by the coding sequence ATGAAAAATACAGTAATTAAAGCGGTTGTGATAACTGCCCTTGTTATGTTTGCTATATTTTTTGGCGGATATGAGGTTGTAAAGGCTACATCTGATTATCCTTTCTGTGGTAGTTGTCATGAATGGGATGGAGCTATAGCTCAAACAAATTTAGCTGATAAAATTCATGGACCATCAAACCAAAAAGGTGTTGGCGCCAAATGTACTGACTGCCATTTACCTCACGATTCTTTTGTTAATTACATCTTTACAAAAGCAAAAAATGGTATTTCCGAAGGTTTAACCACACTAACTAAAGATCCGAAAGCAAAAGATTGGATAGCTAATAGAGTATATGTGCGTGAAAAATATACTTTCGATAGTTCTTGTTTGAATTGTCATAATAATATTTTAAAATCTCAGGATGGAAACATCACAAGAGTTGTGAATAAAATGCACTTAAAGTATATTGAGTTTAAAGGCACAAAAAATGAGATGAAATGTACTGAATGTCATAAATATGTAGGCCATCATGAGCTTGGTAAAATGCTTATAGAACAAAAACATAAAACAGCACAAAATTGGGATGAGTGGAAGAAAATGCACGACCTAAAAGCTAGTAAAAAATAA
- a CDS encoding YceI family protein: MKKMVKASLLAALLASLSYATDYKVDPAHSNVGFMVKHLTIAKVYGSFKSYNADVDYDKDEKVLKTLDVTLDVNSVDTQNEKRDEHLKSEDFFKTSEFKDMKFKMTKFEKESDTEGKVMGDLTIRDVTKPVELKFELSGIAKDMDGKERIGFSLTGDVMRKDFKIGDKFPGAMVSDKVQLQIDVEAQAM; this comes from the coding sequence ATGAAAAAAATGGTTAAAGCTTCTTTGCTTGCAGCTCTTTTAGCGAGCTTGTCATATGCTACTGATTACAAAGTTGATCCAGCTCACTCAAATGTTGGTTTTATGGTTAAACACCTTACAATTGCAAAAGTTTATGGTAGTTTCAAAAGCTATAATGCAGATGTAGATTATGATAAAGATGAGAAAGTATTAAAAACTTTAGATGTAACTTTAGATGTAAATTCAGTAGATACTCAAAATGAAAAAAGAGATGAGCATTTAAAAAGTGAAGATTTTTTCAAAACTAGCGAATTTAAAGATATGAAATTCAAAATGACAAAATTTGAAAAAGAAAGCGATACAGAAGGTAAAGTTATGGGTGATTTAACTATAAGAGACGTAACTAAACCAGTTGAACTTAAATTTGAACTTAGCGGTATAGCTAAAGATATGGATGGAAAAGAGAGAATAGGCTTTAGTCTTACTGGTGATGTTATGAGAAAAGATTTTAAAATCGGAGATAAATTCCCTGGTGCTATGGTTTCAGACAAAGTTCAACTTCAAATTGATGTAGAAGCTCAGGCAATGTAA
- the clpP gene encoding ATP-dependent Clp endopeptidase proteolytic subunit ClpP gives MSYYVPVVVERTSKGERSYDIYSRLLKDRIIMLSGEIEDGMASSIVAQLLFLEAEDPEKDIYLYINSPGGVITSGFSIYDTMNYIKPDVCTICIGQAASMGAFLLSSGAKGKRYALTNSRIMIHQPLGGARGQATDIEIQAREILRLKEILNATLANNTGQKLSKVVKDTERDYFMSAAEAKDYGLIDTILKKSFK, from the coding sequence ATGAGTTATTACGTTCCTGTCGTAGTTGAAAGAACAAGCAAAGGAGAGAGAAGTTATGATATATATTCTCGCCTTTTAAAAGATAGGATAATAATGCTAAGCGGTGAGATAGAAGATGGTATGGCATCTTCTATCGTAGCTCAGCTTTTATTTTTAGAAGCGGAAGATCCAGAAAAAGATATATATTTGTATATAAACTCTCCAGGTGGAGTTATTACAAGCGGATTTAGTATATATGATACTATGAATTATATTAAGCCAGATGTTTGCACTATATGTATAGGTCAAGCTGCGTCTATGGGAGCTTTTTTGCTTAGTTCAGGAGCTAAAGGCAAAAGATATGCGCTTACAAACTCTCGTATAATGATCCATCAACCACTTGGTGGTGCAAGAGGACAGGCTACTGATATAGAGATACAAGCTCGTGAAATTTTAAGACTTAAAGAGATTTTAAATGCGACTTTAGCAAACAATACTGGTCAAAAACTTTCAAAAGTAGTAAAAGATACAGAGCGTGATTATTTTATGAGTGCCGCAGAGGCAAAAGATTATGGTCTTATAGATACTATACTTAAAAAGAGCTTTAAATAG